A single region of the Buchnera aphidicola (Microlophium carnosum) genome encodes:
- the speE gene encoding polyamine aminopropyltransferase has product MDQNKIWHEKLYCHFGQYFSIEKLLYKKKTPHHKVIIFKNSIFGKIMVIDDIVQTTERDEFIYHEILTHIPIFAHGSIKNVLIIGGGDGGILREVCRHKTIDSITMVEIDINIIDLCKKYFPNHSNNAYQDSRLKLIIDDGLNFTKKTQEKFDLIISDSTDPIGCGKNLFLSEFYFNCKNCLNKNGLFVSQNGVFFLQKNETILTYKNLKKYFYDVRFYQANIPTYYGGIMMFAWGSDNIELRKNSLKKIQSRIKYTKLSFNYYNDKIHISSFHLPQYILNALNES; this is encoded by the coding sequence ATGGATCAAAACAAAATATGGCATGAAAAACTTTATTGTCATTTTGGACAATATTTTTCAATTGAAAAATTGCTATATAAAAAAAAAACTCCTCATCACAAAGTAATCATCTTTAAAAATTCTATATTTGGTAAAATCATGGTCATAGATGATATTGTTCAAACAACTGAACGTGATGAATTCATATATCATGAAATACTAACTCATATACCTATATTTGCTCATGGTTCAATAAAGAATGTATTAATCATAGGAGGAGGTGATGGTGGTATACTTCGTGAAGTATGTAGACATAAAACTATTGACAGTATCACTATGGTTGAAATTGATATTAATATTATTGATTTATGTAAAAAATATTTCCCAAATCATAGTAATAATGCTTATCAAGATTCTCGTTTAAAATTAATCATTGATGATGGTTTAAATTTTACAAAAAAAACACAAGAAAAATTTGATTTAATCATATCAGATTCTACAGACCCTATTGGTTGCGGAAAAAATTTATTTCTATCAGAATTTTATTTTAATTGTAAAAATTGTCTTAACAAAAATGGTCTTTTTGTATCACAAAACGGTGTTTTCTTTCTTCAAAAAAATGAAACTATTCTTACTTATAAAAATTTAAAAAAATATTTTTATGATGTAAGATTTTATCAAGCGAACATTCCTACTTATTATGGTGGAATCATGATGTTTGCATGGGGTTCTGATAATATAGAACTGCGTAAAAATAGTTTAAAAAAAATACAATCACGAATAAAATATACAAAATTATCTTTTAATTACTATAATGATAAAATTCATATAAGTAGTTTTCATTTACCTCAATATATTCTTAATGCATTAAATGAAAGTTAA
- a CDS encoding GMP reductase, whose product MRIEEDIKLGFKDVLIRPKRSILKSRAQVDLVRCFSFKYSPNVWSGIPIIAANMDTIGTFDMVRSLSNFNILTAVHKYYSFEEWKIFIDSSSKEILNHVIVSMGISNVDFLKIKKIFLLSSELKYICIDVANGYSEHVVCFLKLVRDYFPDKIICAGNVVTGEMVEELILSGADIVKVGIGPGSVCTTRVKTGVGYPQLSAIIECADAAHGLNGQIISDGGCAVSGDIAKAFGGGADFVMLGGMLSGHEECSGNILEEESKKYMLFYGMSSISAMKRYEGKIARYRASEGKTVKIPYRGSVDNTIRDILGGLRSSCTYVGAEKLKELTKRTTFIRVTEQENCVFNIFKE is encoded by the coding sequence ATGAGAATTGAAGAAGATATTAAACTGGGGTTTAAAGATGTATTAATTAGACCAAAACGTTCTATACTAAAAAGTCGTGCTCAAGTTGATCTTGTTCGTTGTTTTTCCTTTAAATATTCCCCTAATGTTTGGTCTGGAATCCCTATTATTGCAGCAAATATGGATACTATAGGTACATTTGACATGGTAAGATCTTTATCAAATTTTAATATACTAACAGCAGTTCATAAATATTACTCTTTTGAAGAATGGAAAATTTTTATTGATTCATCTTCTAAAGAAATATTAAACCATGTAATTGTATCAATGGGAATTTCTAATGTAGATTTTTTAAAAATAAAAAAAATTTTTTTATTATCATCGGAGTTAAAATATATTTGTATTGATGTTGCTAATGGTTATTCTGAACATGTTGTTTGTTTTTTAAAATTAGTAAGAGATTATTTTCCAGATAAAATTATTTGTGCTGGAAATGTTGTGACTGGAGAAATGGTCGAAGAGTTAATATTATCTGGAGCAGATATAGTGAAAGTTGGTATCGGTCCAGGTTCAGTATGTACTACACGTGTGAAAACTGGAGTCGGTTATCCTCAACTTTCAGCTATTATAGAATGTGCCGATGCAGCGCATGGATTAAATGGACAAATTATTAGTGATGGAGGATGTGCTGTTTCTGGAGATATTGCTAAAGCTTTTGGAGGCGGTGCAGATTTTGTTATGTTGGGAGGAATGCTTTCAGGTCATGAGGAGTGCTCAGGAAATATACTTGAAGAAGAATCAAAAAAATATATGCTTTTTTATGGTATGAGTTCTATTTCTGCAATGAAGCGTTATGAAGGTAAAATTGCAAGATATCGTGCGTCTGAAGGTAAGACAGTTAAAATACCTTATCGTGGAAGTGTCGATAATACTATACGTGATATTTTAGGGGGATTACGTTCTTCTTGTACTTATGTTGGTGCAGAGAAATTAAAAGAATTAACAAAAAGAACTACATTTATACGGGTTACTGAACAAGAAAATTGTGTTTTTAATATTTTTAAAGAATGA
- a CDS encoding dephospho-CoA kinase, with the protein MTYIVALTGGIGSGKTTISNGFKKIGIKIIDTDIIAKNIIEYNIKISFSIKKKFGKKILNIDNSINRSLLRKYIFNDKNHRLWLENLLHPKIYQETKHQIRLAQSNWCLWVVPLLIEKKLEKQAHRILLVDTPVKEQIKRIMKRDKINLLEAKKIIALQATRKERISVSDDIILNKKDIKKINAHIYYFNLFYSFLSKNHNKRIIEIKKNYLTKFY; encoded by the coding sequence ATGACTTATATTGTAGCACTTACTGGAGGTATTGGTAGCGGAAAAACTACCATCTCTAATGGTTTTAAAAAAATAGGTATTAAAATTATTGATACAGATATCATTGCAAAAAATATAATAGAATATAATATAAAAATATCATTTTCTATTAAAAAAAAATTTGGAAAAAAAATATTGAATATAGATAATTCGATTAATCGATCTCTACTTAGAAAGTATATTTTTAATGATAAAAACCATCGTTTATGGTTAGAAAATCTATTACATCCTAAAATTTATCAAGAAACTAAGCATCAAATACGACTTGCACAATCAAATTGGTGTCTATGGGTTGTACCATTGCTAATTGAAAAAAAATTAGAAAAACAAGCTCATAGGATTCTTTTAGTTGATACACCAGTAAAAGAACAAATAAAACGTATAATGAAAAGAGATAAGATTAATCTTCTAGAAGCTAAAAAAATTATTGCATTACAAGCTACTAGAAAAGAAAGAATTTCTGTATCAGATGATATTATTTTAAATAAAAAAGATATCAAAAAAATAAATGCACATATTTATTATTTTAATTTGTTTTATTCATTTCTATCAAAAAATCACAATAAAAGAATAATAGAAATTAAAAAAAATTATTTAACAAAATTTTATTAA
- the erpA gene encoding iron-sulfur cluster insertion protein ErpA produces the protein MEKSYKDYLTFTEKAIKKIKHLIEIQNNHNTKLRIYINGGGCSGFQYQFVFDTAINKDDIIIVQSNISLIIDPISLQYLYGGQIDYLENLEGSKFVVSNPNAKNTCGCGSSFSI, from the coding sequence ATGGAAAAATCTTATAAAGATTATCTTACATTTACTGAAAAAGCAATAAAAAAAATAAAACATCTTATTGAAATACAAAACAATCATAATACAAAATTAAGGATTTATATAAACGGTGGTGGATGTAGTGGTTTTCAGTATCAGTTTGTTTTTGATACGGCAATAAATAAAGATGATATTATCATTGTTCAATCAAATATATCATTAATTATTGATCCTATTAGTTTACAGTATTTATATGGTGGTCAAATAGATTATCTAGAAAATTTAGAAGGTTCTAAGTTTGTAGTTTCTAATCCAAATGCAAAAAATACATGTGGATGCGGTTCATCGTTCAGCATTTAA
- a CDS encoding 5'-methylthioadenosine/adenosylhomocysteine nucleosidase: MKIGIIAAISQETKILQKIIYPYIKKIIGNCKIYIGTFKNNDVFLIKSGIGKVSASISTMILINLCQPDIIINSGSAGSLHSLLKIGDIIIPEQTCYYDVDLTNFGYTRGQIPKYPKTFIINKTIYNFCKKNSARYQLKFIQGLIISGDSFIRDNSYIKILKNQFPSAIAVEMESTAIAQVCYKFNIPLIVIKSISDLSDNHATVSFKENISLASFKFSEFVKIILENLVNI; encoded by the coding sequence ATGAAAATCGGAATAATAGCTGCTATTAGTCAAGAAACTAAAATACTACAAAAAATTATATATCCATATATAAAAAAAATAATTGGAAATTGTAAAATTTATATAGGAACATTTAAAAATAACGATGTTTTTTTAATAAAATCAGGAATAGGAAAAGTGTCTGCTAGCATTTCCACTATGATTCTGATTAATTTATGTCAACCAGATATTATTATTAATAGTGGTTCTGCTGGAAGTTTACATTCATTATTAAAAATTGGCGACATTATTATTCCTGAACAAACATGTTATTATGACGTAGACTTAACAAATTTTGGATATACTCGAGGACAAATACCTAAGTATCCAAAAACATTTATAATTAACAAAACAATATATAATTTTTGTAAAAAAAATTCTGCCCGGTATCAATTAAAATTTATACAAGGACTTATTATTAGTGGTGATTCATTTATTCGAGATAACTCATATATAAAAATTTTAAAAAATCAATTTCCTTCTGCAATAGCTGTTGAAATGGAATCCACTGCAATAGCTCAAGTTTGTTATAAATTTAATATTCCTCTTATTGTGATAAAATCTATTTCTGATTTATCTGATAATCATGCTACTGTTAGTTTTAAAGAAAATATTTCACTTGCATCTTTTAAGTTTTCTGAATTTGTAAAAATTATTTTAGAAAATTTAGTCAATATATAA
- the lpdA gene encoding dihydrolipoyl dehydrogenase, producing MHQKIYAQVVIIGSGPSGYSAAFRCADLGLDTVLIERYNKLGGVCLNVGCIPSKTLLHIAKVIGEAKELSKTGVFFSDPVINIEKIKNWKENIINKLTSGLSNMRKTRKIRIFQGHAVFNTDKSIIVTSKEDEFTIFFDNAIIATGSRPIKIASMPNNDIRIWDSTDALLLKTIPNRFLIIGGGIIGLEMATIYSALGSTVDVIDRFNHFLPSVDKDISDTYIKSINQRFNLMLNTHIDKVELKKIGLTVDIVQENITKKNIFYDAVLVAIGRTPNIDTLKLEKIGLKINSFGFIEVDKQLKTNIPHIYAIGDVTGIPMLAHKGVHEGHIAAEVIFGKKHYFEPKVIPSIAYTDPEIAWVGLNETQAKKEKIDYGIANFPWSASGRAISSNCSIGMTKLIFNKENNKIIGGSIVGTNAGELIGEVGLAIEMGCDAEDIALTIHAHPTLYESIGVAAEVFQGTATDVLNYQLNK from the coding sequence ATGCATCAAAAAATTTATGCACAAGTTGTAATTATCGGATCCGGACCATCAGGTTACTCTGCAGCTTTTCGTTGTGCAGATCTAGGTTTAGATACTGTATTAATAGAACGTTATAATAAATTAGGAGGCGTTTGTTTAAACGTTGGCTGCATTCCTTCGAAAACGTTATTACATATAGCTAAAGTGATTGGAGAAGCAAAAGAATTATCTAAAACAGGTGTTTTTTTTAGTGATCCAGTAATTAATATTGAAAAAATTAAAAATTGGAAAGAAAATATTATAAATAAACTAACTAGTGGTTTATCTAATATGAGAAAAACAAGAAAAATAAGAATTTTTCAAGGACATGCTGTTTTTAATACTGATAAAAGTATTATTGTCACTAGTAAAGAAGATGAGTTTACTATTTTTTTTGATAATGCAATTATTGCAACAGGTTCTAGACCAATTAAAATTGCTTCTATGCCTAATAATGATATAAGAATTTGGGACTCAACTGATGCCTTATTATTGAAAACTATTCCAAATCGTTTTTTAATTATAGGTGGTGGAATTATTGGTTTAGAAATGGCTACAATATATAGTGCATTAGGTTCAACTGTTGATGTTATTGATCGATTTAATCATTTTCTTCCTTCAGTAGATAAAGATATCAGTGATACATATATAAAATCGATTAATCAAAGGTTTAATTTGATGTTAAATACTCATATAGATAAAGTTGAGCTAAAAAAAATCGGATTAACAGTAGATATAGTGCAAGAAAATATTACCAAAAAAAATATATTTTATGATGCTGTATTAGTAGCAATAGGAAGAACTCCTAATATTGATACATTAAAATTAGAAAAAATAGGACTGAAAATAAACAGTTTTGGTTTTATTGAAGTAGATAAACAGTTAAAAACAAATATACCACATATTTATGCTATTGGCGATGTAACTGGAATACCTATGTTGGCTCATAAAGGTGTACATGAGGGTCATATTGCAGCAGAAGTAATTTTTGGTAAAAAACATTATTTTGAACCTAAGGTAATTCCATCAATAGCTTATACTGATCCCGAGATTGCTTGGGTAGGATTAAACGAAACACAAGCTAAAAAAGAAAAAATAGATTATGGGATTGCAAATTTTCCTTGGAGTGCATCAGGTAGAGCTATTTCTTCAAACTGTAGTATAGGTATGACAAAATTAATTTTTAATAAAGAAAATAATAAAATTATTGGTGGTTCTATAGTAGGTACAAATGCTGGTGAATTAATTGGTGAAGTCGGACTCGCTATTGAAATGGGATGTGATGCCGAAGATATAGCATTAACTATTCACGCTCATCCGACTTTATATGAATCAATAGGTGTAGCTGCAGAAGTTTTTCAAGGTACAGCAACAGATGTATTAAACTATCAATTGAATAAATAA
- the aceE gene encoding pyruvate dehydrogenase (acetyl-transferring), homodimeric type yields the protein MSERLYNDVDPIETSDWVQAIESVIRQEGRKRAHFLIEQVLKTSKINRVEFFRSFFTSDYINTICSEDEFEYPGNLVLEKRIRSAIRWNAIMMVLRASKKNLELGGHLSSFQSSATIYEVCFNHFFRAKNDNDGGDLVYFQGHIAPGIYARSFLEGRLSEEQINNFRQEVDGIGLSSYPHPKLMPNFWQFPTVSMGLGPLCAIYQAKFLKYLQHRELKNTSKQTVYAFLGDGEMDEPESKGAISIAVREKLDNLIFIINCNLQRLDGPVVGNGKIVNELESFFYGAGWKVIKVIWGNRWDCLLKKDTSGKLIQLMNETIDGDYQTFKSKDGAYVRKNFFGKYKETYELVKDMTDEEIWQLNRGGHDPKKMFNALKKAKETKYKPTVILAHTVKGYGMGVTAEGKNIAHQIKKIDINGIMHIRDRFNIPISNDNIKKLPYVTFAKNSEEYYYIHLQRKKLGGYIPFRLSNFTNKLVLPDLVDFQSLLEEQKKDISTTIAFIRVLNIILKNNFIKHLIVPIIADEARTFGMEGLFRKIGIYSSSGQKYIPQDREQLAYYKEEKKGQILQEGINELGAASSWLAAATSYSTNNFPMIPFYIYYSIFGFQRIGDLFWAAGDQQARGFLIGGTSGRTTLNGEGLQHEDGHSHIQSLTIPNCISYDPSFAYEVAVIIQDGLRRMYGPSQENIYYYITTINENYYMPAMPTGVEEGICKGIYKLKTLHGTASKVQLIGSGAILRSVCEAAEILLKDYSITTDIYSVTSFTELARNGEDCERWNMLHPNEKNKIAYVKQVMNKNPTVAATDYMKLFAEQIRHYIPSQEYHVLGTDGFGRSDSRDKLRNHFEVNAHYIVVAALSLLANINNIKKKVVEDAIVKFNINTDKINPRLA from the coding sequence ATGTCAGAACGCTTATATAATGACGTGGATCCAATTGAAACTAGTGATTGGGTGCAAGCTATTGAATCTGTTATTCGACAAGAAGGGCGTAAAAGAGCTCATTTTTTAATTGAACAAGTTTTAAAAACATCTAAAATTAATAGAGTAGAATTTTTTAGATCTTTTTTTACTAGTGACTATATCAATACTATTTGCAGTGAAGATGAATTTGAGTATCCTGGGAACCTTGTTTTAGAAAAGCGCATTCGTTCAGCAATTCGTTGGAATGCTATCATGATGGTATTACGTGCATCAAAAAAAAATTTAGAATTAGGCGGTCATTTATCATCTTTTCAGTCTTCAGCTACAATATACGAAGTATGTTTTAATCATTTTTTTCGAGCGAAAAACGATAATGATGGAGGAGATTTAGTTTATTTTCAAGGACATATTGCTCCAGGTATTTATGCTCGTTCTTTTTTAGAAGGACGTCTTTCAGAAGAGCAAATTAATAATTTCAGACAAGAAGTTGATGGAATAGGACTATCTTCTTATCCACATCCTAAATTAATGCCAAATTTTTGGCAATTTCCTACTGTATCTATGGGTTTAGGACCTCTTTGTGCTATTTATCAAGCAAAGTTTTTAAAATATTTACAACATCGAGAATTAAAAAATACTTCAAAACAAACAGTTTATGCTTTTTTAGGTGATGGTGAAATGGATGAACCGGAATCTAAAGGTGCTATTTCTATAGCTGTACGTGAAAAGTTAGATAATTTAATATTCATAATCAACTGCAATTTACAAAGATTAGATGGTCCAGTAGTAGGAAATGGAAAAATTGTAAATGAATTAGAAAGTTTTTTTTATGGAGCAGGATGGAAAGTTATAAAAGTTATATGGGGAAACAGATGGGATTGTTTATTAAAAAAAGATACAAGTGGAAAATTGATTCAATTAATGAATGAAACAATCGATGGAGACTATCAAACTTTTAAATCTAAAGATGGCGCGTATGTTCGTAAAAATTTTTTTGGTAAATATAAAGAAACATATGAATTAGTTAAAGATATGACTGACGAAGAAATATGGCAGTTAAATAGGGGAGGACATGATCCAAAAAAAATGTTTAATGCATTAAAAAAAGCAAAGGAAACAAAATATAAACCAACAGTGATTCTAGCACATACTGTGAAAGGATATGGAATGGGAGTAACTGCAGAAGGTAAAAACATTGCTCATCAAATAAAAAAAATAGATATAAATGGCATAATGCATATTCGAGATCGTTTTAATATTCCTATATCAAATGATAATATAAAAAAATTACCATATGTGACTTTTGCAAAAAATTCTGAAGAATATTATTATATACATTTACAACGAAAAAAATTAGGTGGTTATATTCCTTTTCGTTTATCTAATTTTACTAATAAATTAGTTTTACCAGATCTAGTAGATTTTCAGTCATTATTAGAAGAACAAAAAAAAGATATTTCTACAACTATAGCCTTTATACGTGTTTTAAATATTATTTTAAAAAATAATTTTATAAAACATCTAATAGTACCAATTATTGCTGACGAAGCACGAACTTTTGGTATGGAAGGATTGTTTCGGAAAATTGGTATTTATAGTTCTAGTGGTCAAAAGTACATTCCTCAAGATCGAGAACAATTAGCGTACTATAAAGAGGAAAAAAAAGGTCAAATATTGCAGGAGGGGATAAATGAATTAGGTGCAGCTTCATCTTGGTTGGCTGCTGCTACTTCTTATAGTACTAATAATTTTCCTATGATTCCTTTTTATATTTATTATTCAATTTTTGGTTTTCAAAGAATAGGAGATTTATTTTGGGCTGCTGGCGATCAGCAAGCAAGAGGTTTTTTAATTGGTGGAACTTCAGGGAGAACTACTTTAAATGGTGAAGGATTACAACATGAAGACGGACATAGTCATATACAATCTTTAACAATTCCTAATTGTATATCTTATGATCCTTCTTTTGCTTATGAGGTTGCTGTAATTATACAAGATGGATTAAGACGTATGTATGGTCCTTCTCAAGAAAATATATATTATTATATTACTACAATTAATGAAAATTATTATATGCCTGCTATGCCTACAGGAGTAGAAGAAGGTATTTGTAAAGGAATTTATAAATTAAAAACTTTACATGGCACTGCATCAAAAGTACAGTTAATAGGTTCTGGTGCTATTTTACGCTCTGTTTGTGAAGCCGCAGAAATTTTGTTAAAAGACTATTCTATTACAACAGATATATATAGTGTTACTTCTTTTACAGAATTAGCTAGAAATGGAGAAGATTGTGAACGATGGAATATGCTACATCCTAATGAAAAAAATAAAATAGCATATGTTAAACAAGTTATGAATAAAAATCCGACTGTTGCAGCTACTGATTATATGAAACTATTTGCTGAGCAAATTCGTCATTACATACCTTCACAAGAATATCATGTTTTAGGGACAGATGGATTTGGTCGTTCAGATAGTCGTGATAAATTACGTAATCATTTTGAGGTAAATGCTCATTATATTGTTGTAGCTGCTTTAAGTTTATTGGCTAATATAAATAATATTAAGAAAAAAGTAGTAGAAGATGCAATTGTTAAATTTAATATTAATACTGATAAAATTAATCCGCGTTTAGCTTAA
- a CDS encoding dihydrolipoamide acetyltransferase produces the protein MDIEVKIPDIGFDEVEVIEILVNVNEKVELEQGLITVEGDKTSMEIPSPMSGVVKNIYIKIGEKIKTNSLIMMFEVDDINSYIKKKEANYLDQDIDFNHKKKIKKDLYFHATPVIRRLARHLNIDLCSVIGTGPKKRILKEDIELYQNNIKKNILEEKKIIKPNEYNTLKIEESELSSVQKTIGKNLHQNWINIPHVTQFDEVNITILENFRKKYNIEKKVQKNTSDNVTILVFIMKVVAHALEKFPIFNSSLTLDHKKIILKKYINIGFAIDVNNDLFVPVLKDVNKKNIEQLSSELILLSEKARKRKLNISDMTEGCFTISNLGGIGGSWFSPIINAPEVAILGVSKSQVKPLWNGKEFIPSLMLPLSLSYDHRVINGVYAARFITLINKLLSDVHFLIM, from the coding sequence GTGGATATAGAAGTAAAAATACCTGATATTGGTTTCGATGAAGTAGAAGTGATCGAAATATTAGTCAATGTTAATGAAAAAGTAGAACTTGAACAAGGATTAATAACTGTAGAAGGAGATAAAACCTCTATGGAGATACCATCACCGATGTCAGGAGTAGTAAAAAATATTTATATAAAAATTGGTGAAAAAATTAAAACTAATTCTCTTATCATGATGTTTGAAGTTGATGATATCAATTCTTATATAAAGAAAAAAGAAGCAAACTATTTAGATCAAGATATCGATTTCAATCATAAAAAAAAAATAAAAAAAGACTTATATTTTCATGCAACTCCAGTTATAAGACGTTTAGCACGTCATTTAAATATTGATTTATGTAGTGTTATTGGTACTGGACCTAAGAAACGGATTTTAAAAGAAGATATAGAATTATATCAAAATAATATAAAAAAGAATATTTTAGAAGAAAAAAAAATCATTAAACCTAATGAGTATAATACATTAAAAATAGAAGAATCTGAATTAAGCAGTGTTCAAAAAACAATTGGTAAAAATTTACATCAGAATTGGATTAATATACCCCATGTCACACAATTTGATGAAGTTAATATTACTATCCTAGAAAACTTTCGTAAAAAATACAACATCGAAAAAAAAGTACAAAAAAATACTAGTGATAATGTTACAATATTGGTTTTTATAATGAAAGTAGTTGCACATGCATTAGAAAAATTTCCTATTTTTAATAGTTCTCTTACTTTAGATCATAAAAAAATTATTTTAAAAAAATATATTAATATCGGATTTGCTATAGATGTTAATAATGATTTATTTGTTCCTGTATTAAAAGATGTTAATAAAAAAAATATTGAACAGCTATCTTCTGAATTAATTTTACTATCAGAAAAAGCACGTAAAAGAAAACTAAATATTTCAGATATGACAGAAGGATGTTTTACAATCTCTAATTTAGGAGGAATCGGAGGTAGTTGGTTTTCTCCAATTATCAACGCACCTGAAGTAGCAATTCTTGGAGTTTCAAAATCTCAGGTTAAACCGTTATGGAATGGAAAAGAATTTATTCCATCTTTAATGCTACCATTATCGTTATCTTATGATCATCGTGTCATCAACGGAGTTTACGCGGCTCGTTTTATCACATTAATTAATAAACTATTATCTGATGTACATTTTTTAATTATGTAG
- the speD gene encoding adenosylmethionine decarboxylase → MQKLKLYGFNNLTKSLSFCIYDICYANTNDSRNSYISYIDEQYNAIRLTKILKETCSIIGANVLNIFHQDYEPQGASVTILVCEEPINIEKINVLNKNIISSSVLAHLDKSHICVHTYPESHPQSGICTFRADIEVSTCGIISPLNALNYLIHQLESDIVTIEYRVRGFTRDIHGIKHFIDHKINSIQNFMSNNIKSMYDMVDVNMYQENIFHTRMLLREFNLKNYLFNINLDDLNKKEHSYIVNLLWREMREIYYGRNISRID, encoded by the coding sequence TTGCAAAAACTAAAATTATATGGCTTTAATAATCTTACTAAAAGCCTAAGTTTTTGTATCTATGATATTTGCTATGCGAATACTAACGATTCACGTAATAGTTATATTTCTTATATTGATGAACAATACAATGCTATTCGATTAACTAAAATTTTAAAAGAAACGTGTTCAATTATTGGTGCTAACGTTTTGAATATATTTCATCAAGATTATGAACCTCAAGGTGCAAGTGTCACTATCTTAGTGTGTGAAGAACCAATTAATATAGAGAAAATTAATGTTTTAAATAAAAATATTATATCATCCTCTGTACTTGCTCATTTAGATAAAAGTCATATTTGTGTACATACGTATCCTGAAAGTCATCCGCAAAGTGGGATTTGTACTTTTCGAGCTGATATCGAAGTTTCAACATGTGGAATCATATCGCCTCTGAACGCATTAAATTATCTTATACATCAATTAGAGTCAGATATTGTTACAATTGAATATCGTGTTCGAGGATTTACTAGAGACATACATGGTATAAAACACTTTATCGACCATAAAATCAATTCCATTCAAAATTTTATGTCTAATAATATAAAATCTATGTATGATATGGTTGATGTTAATATGTATCAAGAAAATATTTTTCATACTCGAATGTTATTAAGAGAATTTAATTTAAAAAACTACTTATTTAACATTAATTTAGACGATCTAAACAAAAAAGAACATTCTTATATTGTGAACTTACTATGGAGAGAAATGCGCGAAATTTATTATGGAAGAAATATATCTAGAATAGATTGA